CATGGAAGTCGTCGCGCGGATGCCTTCTGTTGAAACCTTGGAAATTCCCGGAAGCTTCATCGAAGACGACGACATGGTGCACCTGGCAGGGCATCCTTCGCTCAAGCGACTCGATATCTGTCAGACCCGCATCACGGATGACGGTTTGCAGCATTTGAAAAGCGCCCCCCAACTTTGTGAACTGGGTGTGCTTCCGGATTGGGGGGTCGCGGTCACGATGGACGGGCTGCAAGACGCAGGCTTTATCGAGTACGACAGTCGAGTGACCCTGCAATCGAGGTGGTTTGAAAGAACACCTCCCGCGGCAAAGACCTCTAAATAATGCCACTTTCCAGGTGGTTTCTTGCCAAGAATTCTCAGGCGATGGCGAACTAACCATCGCGCAACGGCTGAAAAGCATCTTGATTTCGAGGGCGATGTCGCCCTGACGGACCCTACAGAGGGGACAGTCGTTGCAACCCGACTGTCGTTCGATACGATCGATGCGCTTCGCCAGGACGATGCTACAGTTTCGGGGGATTGGTTCCTGGACCAGATAATTATTGGGGGATGTTCTGTATGACTTTCACGTTGTTTTTAATTGGGCTCGCGTTTGGGCTCATGACCTATGCGTTCTTTCGCTGCATCTTTACCGGCTTCTATGTGATTGCTCCGGATCAAAGAGCGGTCGTGACCACCTTTGGTCGTGCCGAGCGGCTGAGCAACGACTTCGTCGAACCGCTGAACGACCCCAATCTGACCGAAGAAGAAAAGAAGCGCTATACCTATCCCAAGGTACGCGTGGTCGGTCCTGGCGGTCCTTACTTCAAGATGCCTTGGCAGAAGGTCCACAAAGTGACCGTCGCCACGAACAGCGTCGACCTGGTATGGGACCCGACCAAGAATCAGGACACCATCGAAGCGGTCACGAAAGACAACCTGACGACCGGCGTGAATGGTCAGATTCGTTACCGCGTCTGCGAAGACAATCTGTATGCCTTCCTGTTTGGTGTCGAAAGTCCGCTGGAACACATCATGGGTTACTTCGTCAGCGTGCTTCGCGAACGGATCGCCACGTTCAGCGACCCGAAGGGGGCGAGCTTGCTGGCCAAGCCGACCGGTGACGAAGA
This genomic interval from Bremerella sp. JC817 contains the following:
- a CDS encoding SPFH domain-containing protein — its product is MTFTLFLIGLAFGLMTYAFFRCIFTGFYVIAPDQRAVVTTFGRAERLSNDFVEPLNDPNLTEEEKKRYTYPKVRVVGPGGPYFKMPWQKVHKVTVATNSVDLVWDPTKNQDTIEAVTKDNLTTGVNGQIRYRVCEDNLYAFLFGVESPLEHIMGYFVSVLRERIATFSDPKGASLLAKPTGDEDDVPSSVDLSEGVSINDLRKNLPLLNSFMEEQCRCAPGRYGVELDAALITSIDPPPEVDRALSAINSTRNQVAADISTAQADAEQQITMSKRAVEIASNNAQAEVAPLRELARTLMQIKQEGGSQAVRAYIRDLRVPLLSRAVSVVQTREEK